A single window of Brevundimonas vitisensis DNA harbors:
- a CDS encoding ATP-binding protein, producing MTMQHDWRLVVLAGLVCVGGLATTLNLLIRATLKRERRAATVHGAGAAATAALAIWATHFMAMTGYDAGPAVTYDLGLTLASLVIIFVAAGLAVALILCVRSLAGRLLAGAVGFCGVAAMHFTGMAGLNVGSQIVWDPGLVAVALGTGLAFGMSAALVLHRWGRKAGAAAVGLVALSICSLHFLAMSAMSLSPMTVGVQQADALSQSALVVTVAGAVAFLILAATIAGLMTYWSRSSALNQIREAIEAMPDGLGFYDADDRLVLWNSRYAEVNPELASNLKVGLTFDDILRIGIKKNLYTEALGRPDEWVAERMAARREASNSLEQQIGDNRWLRVQDRRTAAGGVVTVVNDITDLKRDALALAEARDSAESANKAKSLFLANMSHEIRTPLNGVIGVAQALAATDLSPDQRQMLDLIQSSGHTLQTLLSDILDLARVESGRLELAHETFDLGKVISESAQLYAASAEAKGLQFFVEIAPEAQVWVEGDAVRLRQILTNLVSNAVKFTETGFISLTAGTGPERDGRSTLRFTIEDTGIGFDAACRERLFGRFEQADGGITRKFGGSGLGLAICRQLAEMMGGELDCESEPGGGSAFILTVPLVAVAAPVAEAGNDEGPGLGDVVPTLRVLLADDHPTNRKVVELVLAQAPVELTSVENGAEAIDAYRQGGFDLVLMDMQMPVMDGLTATREIRACEQSQGLERTPVVMLTANAMPEHIAAGIAAGADRHLAKPFNAADLLELVRQVGMRGPMALAA from the coding sequence ATGACGATGCAGCACGATTGGCGGCTGGTCGTGCTGGCGGGTCTCGTCTGCGTGGGGGGTCTGGCGACCACTCTCAACCTGCTGATCCGGGCCACGCTGAAACGGGAAAGACGGGCGGCCACTGTACATGGCGCAGGGGCGGCAGCGACAGCGGCGCTGGCCATCTGGGCCACGCATTTCATGGCCATGACCGGATATGACGCCGGCCCGGCCGTGACGTACGACCTGGGGCTGACCCTGGCCTCGCTCGTGATCATTTTTGTGGCGGCGGGGTTGGCGGTCGCTCTGATCCTCTGCGTCCGCTCCCTGGCCGGGCGACTGCTGGCAGGTGCCGTAGGCTTTTGCGGCGTGGCGGCCATGCACTTTACCGGCATGGCAGGGCTGAATGTCGGCAGCCAGATTGTCTGGGATCCCGGCTTGGTTGCCGTGGCTCTTGGCACGGGACTAGCCTTTGGCATGTCGGCTGCGCTGGTCCTGCATCGTTGGGGCCGCAAGGCTGGAGCCGCCGCCGTCGGCCTGGTGGCGCTCAGCATCTGCTCACTGCATTTTTTGGCCATGAGTGCGATGTCCCTGTCCCCAATGACCGTGGGGGTGCAGCAAGCGGACGCGCTGTCTCAATCGGCGCTCGTGGTGACGGTGGCGGGGGCTGTCGCCTTTCTGATCCTCGCTGCAACGATCGCCGGTCTGATGACCTATTGGTCGCGATCCAGTGCCCTGAACCAGATCCGCGAAGCGATCGAAGCCATGCCCGATGGCCTGGGCTTCTACGATGCTGACGACCGACTGGTGCTGTGGAACAGCCGCTATGCCGAGGTTAATCCGGAACTGGCGTCCAATCTGAAGGTCGGCCTGACGTTCGACGACATCCTGAGGATCGGCATCAAGAAAAATCTATACACCGAGGCTCTGGGCCGTCCCGATGAATGGGTGGCCGAACGGATGGCTGCACGTCGAGAGGCGTCCAATTCGTTGGAACAGCAAATCGGCGACAACCGGTGGCTGAGGGTCCAGGACCGCCGTACCGCAGCCGGCGGCGTGGTGACCGTGGTCAACGACATTACCGATCTGAAGCGCGACGCTTTGGCCCTGGCCGAGGCACGCGATTCAGCGGAGTCGGCCAACAAGGCCAAGAGCCTGTTCCTGGCCAATATGAGCCATGAAATCCGCACGCCCCTCAACGGCGTCATCGGCGTGGCCCAGGCCCTGGCCGCCACAGACCTCAGTCCTGACCAACGACAGATGCTGGATCTGATCCAATCGTCGGGCCACACGCTTCAAACCCTGTTGAGCGACATCCTGGATCTGGCGCGGGTGGAATCAGGGCGATTGGAACTGGCTCATGAGACTTTCGACCTGGGCAAGGTCATCAGCGAGAGTGCCCAGCTTTATGCGGCCTCGGCCGAGGCCAAAGGGCTGCAGTTCTTTGTCGAGATCGCGCCCGAGGCCCAGGTCTGGGTCGAGGGGGATGCGGTTCGTCTGAGGCAGATCCTGACCAATCTGGTCTCCAACGCCGTCAAGTTTACCGAGACCGGCTTCATCAGCCTGACCGCCGGGACCGGACCAGAGCGAGATGGAAGATCGACGCTGCGGTTCACGATCGAAGATACCGGCATCGGCTTCGACGCAGCCTGTCGCGAGCGTCTGTTCGGTCGGTTCGAACAGGCCGATGGCGGCATCACGCGCAAGTTCGGCGGGTCCGGCTTGGGTCTGGCCATCTGCCGCCAGTTGGCTGAGATGATGGGCGGAGAGTTGGATTGCGAAAGCGAGCCCGGTGGGGGCTCCGCCTTCATCCTGACGGTGCCGTTGGTCGCGGTCGCAGCCCCCGTCGCGGAGGCAGGCAATGACGAAGGCCCCGGCCTGGGTGACGTGGTTCCGACGCTGAGGGTTCTGCTCGCCGACGATCATCCGACGAACCGCAAGGTCGTCGAACTGGTGCTGGCCCAGGCCCCGGTTGAACTGACGTCGGTCGAGAACGGGGCCGAGGCGATCGACGCCTATCGCCAGGGCGGCTTCGACCTGGTGCTGATGGACATGCAGATGCCGGTCATGGACGGGCTGACCGCGACGCGGGAAATCCGTGCGTGCGAACAGTCACAGGGTTTGGAGCGCACGCCTGTCGTGATGCTGACCGCCAACGCCATGCCGGAGCATATCGCAGCGGGCATCGCCGCCGGTGCCGACCGCCATCTGGCCAAGCCATTCAATGCTGCCGACCTGCTGGAACTGGTTCGACAGGTTGGCATGAGGGGTCCGATGGCGCTGGCAGCGTGA
- a CDS encoding sensor histidine kinase: MTDVQSPSPVAPKPSSRLWTAGASGGIAILILVALAINDPAHARELLMGAALVGFTTWLVNRTAPTATTAGGEAMVDLPDADRRTDGLLEAVFEAIDDPILVISGGEADDIAGRRVVLANRAARDLLRIQREGALLVSVMRDPAVLEAVDETLFGGLSRATDYAAAGVQSRHWRALTRPLPAAAGSSLAVLVLRDETDVRRMELMRVDFLANASHELRTPLASLSGFIETLKGHARDDPKARDRFLDIMAAQADRMTRLVGDLLSLSRIELNEHIPPAGRVDLARAASDVVDALSVLSQERGVAIAIEDGAAPAAITGDRDEIVQVVQNLIDNGIKYSSAGQVIEVTVRRDVSLETAMSAWIEGANRLPLLTPDRQAGARYVAVTVRDHGPGMAREHLPRLTERFYRVEGQKSGERSGTGLGLAIVKHIVNRHRGGLSVESLPGQGAAFTAYFPVAPERV, from the coding sequence ATGACAGACGTCCAGTCGCCTTCGCCCGTCGCGCCCAAGCCGTCCTCACGGCTGTGGACTGCCGGGGCCAGTGGCGGGATCGCGATCCTGATTCTGGTCGCTCTGGCGATTAACGACCCTGCTCATGCGCGCGAACTGCTGATGGGTGCCGCGCTGGTTGGCTTTACGACCTGGCTGGTCAATCGCACCGCGCCGACGGCCACCACGGCCGGGGGAGAGGCGATGGTCGATCTTCCGGATGCCGATCGCCGAACCGACGGTCTGCTGGAAGCCGTGTTCGAGGCGATCGACGACCCCATTCTGGTCATCAGCGGGGGCGAAGCGGACGACATCGCCGGTCGTCGCGTGGTGCTGGCCAACCGTGCCGCGCGCGATCTGCTGCGCATCCAGCGCGAAGGGGCCTTGCTGGTGTCGGTCATGCGTGATCCCGCAGTGCTGGAGGCCGTCGACGAAACGCTTTTCGGCGGCCTGTCCCGGGCCACTGACTATGCCGCTGCCGGGGTCCAGTCGCGGCACTGGCGCGCTCTGACCCGTCCACTGCCCGCGGCGGCTGGATCGTCGCTGGCCGTGCTGGTCCTGCGTGACGAAACGGATGTGCGCCGGATGGAGCTGATGCGCGTCGACTTTCTGGCCAATGCCAGCCATGAACTTCGGACGCCGCTTGCCTCTCTGTCCGGCTTCATCGAGACGTTGAAAGGCCACGCGCGCGACGATCCGAAAGCCCGCGACCGGTTCCTGGACATCATGGCGGCCCAGGCCGACCGAATGACCCGTCTTGTGGGTGACTTGCTGTCACTCAGCCGCATCGAGTTGAATGAGCATATTCCCCCTGCCGGCCGGGTCGACTTGGCACGTGCCGCCAGCGACGTCGTCGATGCGCTCAGCGTTCTGTCGCAGGAGCGCGGTGTGGCGATCGCCATCGAAGACGGCGCTGCGCCTGCTGCCATTACGGGCGACCGAGACGAGATCGTTCAGGTGGTACAGAACCTGATCGACAACGGCATCAAATACTCGTCTGCAGGCCAGGTGATCGAGGTTACCGTGCGCCGCGACGTTTCGCTGGAAACGGCGATGTCCGCCTGGATCGAGGGGGCCAATCGACTGCCGTTGCTGACGCCGGACCGGCAGGCGGGGGCCCGCTATGTCGCCGTCACCGTGCGCGATCATGGGCCGGGCATGGCGCGTGAGCATCTGCCGCGCCTGACGGAACGCTTCTATCGCGTCGAGGGCCAGAAAAGCGGTGAGCGTTCCGGGACCGGCCTGGGTCTGGCCATCGTCAAGCACATCGTGAACCGGCACCGGGGCGGGCTGTCGGTCGAAAGCCTGCCGGGGCAGGGCGCGGCCTTTACGGCCTATTTCCCCGTCGCGCCGGAGCGTGTCTGA
- the pstC gene encoding phosphate ABC transporter permease subunit PstC, which yields MSWTFLPIVIVLAVIAFIGGRAVAARRARVTKAHSRPEQHGLYALIWVAFPALVVLLLVAMFAGSLEQRLLAAGAPAEVTALEPIREEAFFADARRLGAGQRTQQAWEQPFAELLPVEGVRAARIAQTVDFAGVVAALLAAALGGLFVFSQIRPDMRARNRVEGWVVGILFTCSALAVLTTVGIIASLLFDATRFFAAVPIQEFLFGTQWSPQIAIRADQVGSSGAFGALPLFAGTFLIMLIAMAVAAPIGLFAAIYLSEYAGRTSRAVIKPVLEILAGVPTVVYGFFAALTVGPAFREMFNGLGALLVGGPLDGIGQYLLLVQNQMALVAGAVMGIMLIPFVSSLSDDIINAVPQSLRDGSFAMGATKSETVKRVLLPAALPGVAGAMLLAMSRAIGETMIVTMAAGLAARLTLNPLDTVTTVTVQIVTLLTGDQEFDSPKTLAAFGLGLTLFVVTLMLNIVAQKIVQTYRQQYD from the coding sequence ATGAGCTGGACCTTCCTGCCGATCGTGATCGTTCTGGCCGTGATCGCCTTCATCGGCGGCCGGGCTGTCGCCGCACGCCGGGCGCGTGTGACGAAGGCGCATTCGCGTCCTGAACAGCATGGCCTTTACGCCCTGATCTGGGTCGCATTCCCCGCACTCGTTGTGCTGCTTCTGGTGGCGATGTTTGCCGGCAGCCTTGAACAGCGCCTGCTGGCCGCCGGTGCTCCGGCCGAGGTCACTGCCCTGGAGCCGATCCGCGAAGAGGCCTTCTTTGCCGATGCTCGGCGCCTGGGCGCCGGCCAGCGCACCCAACAAGCCTGGGAGCAGCCGTTCGCCGAACTGCTGCCTGTCGAGGGCGTCCGCGCCGCTCGCATCGCTCAGACTGTGGATTTCGCCGGTGTCGTCGCCGCCCTCTTGGCCGCGGCTCTTGGCGGCCTGTTTGTATTCAGCCAGATCCGCCCTGACATGCGCGCCCGCAACCGGGTCGAAGGCTGGGTGGTCGGCATCCTGTTCACCTGTTCGGCCTTGGCCGTCCTGACCACCGTCGGCATCATCGCCTCACTTCTGTTCGACGCGACCCGCTTCTTTGCCGCCGTGCCGATCCAGGAGTTCCTGTTCGGTACGCAATGGAGCCCCCAGATCGCGATCCGCGCAGACCAGGTGGGCTCGTCCGGTGCATTCGGGGCCCTGCCGCTGTTCGCGGGGACCTTCCTGATCATGCTGATCGCCATGGCCGTGGCCGCGCCGATCGGCCTGTTCGCGGCCATCTATCTGTCGGAATATGCCGGTCGCACTTCACGCGCCGTGATCAAGCCTGTGCTGGAGATCCTCGCAGGGGTTCCGACCGTCGTTTACGGCTTCTTCGCCGCCCTGACCGTGGGCCCGGCTTTCCGCGAGATGTTCAACGGCCTGGGGGCCCTGCTGGTCGGCGGCCCGCTGGACGGGATCGGTCAATACCTGCTGCTCGTGCAGAATCAGATGGCTCTGGTGGCCGGTGCCGTAATGGGAATCATGCTGATCCCGTTCGTTTCATCGCTTTCCGACGACATCATCAATGCCGTGCCGCAGTCCTTGCGGGACGGATCCTTTGCGATGGGGGCGACCAAGTCGGAAACGGTGAAGCGTGTGCTGTTGCCTGCCGCCCTGCCGGGCGTCGCCGGAGCCATGCTGCTGGCCATGTCGCGGGCAATTGGCGAGACCATGATCGTGACCATGGCGGCTGGCCTGGCGGCGCGGCTGACCCTGAACCCGCTGGATACCGTCACCACTGTCACCGTCCAGATCGTGACCCTGCTGACCGGAGACCAGGAGTTCGACAGTCCCAAGACCCTTGCCGCTTTTGGCCTGGGCCTGACTCTGTTTGTCGTGACCCTGATGCTGAACATCGTGGCCCAGAAGATCGTCCAGACCTATCGGCAGCAATATGACTGA
- the pstA gene encoding phosphate ABC transporter permease PstA: MTDAAHDMVAKRAERLQAGLKQRYAKERRFKLYGILAVGVAVAFLLLLLGRIVEQGYTAFYAHSTTVPIYMDPERVDRAYPAGTNFNLMVAEQQLARFGIADDAQGTKATEMRGLFSSELKFQAADRIKADPSLIGKTVPITAPLSDDADLYFKGKISRDTPADQRRLSDEQIDWLDRLQAEGLVRSHFNGGLFTKGDSTEPELAGVLGALVGSALMLAVTALLAIPIGVAAAVYLEEFSPRNRISALIEVNINNLAAVPSIVYGLLGLALFINWMHLPRSSPLVGGLVLALMALPTIIIATRSSLKAVPPSIREAALAMGASKTQTVFQHVLPLAMPGVMTGAIISMAHALGETAPLLLIGMVSFVPGVPTGFDQPTGALPSLIYIWENASERAFHERTAAAILVLLAFMIVMNAAAIVLRRRFERRW; encoded by the coding sequence ATGACTGACGCGGCCCACGACATGGTGGCGAAGCGCGCCGAACGGCTTCAGGCCGGTCTGAAGCAGCGCTATGCCAAGGAGCGGCGCTTCAAGCTTTACGGCATACTGGCCGTTGGCGTGGCTGTTGCCTTCCTGCTGCTCCTGCTCGGTCGCATCGTCGAGCAGGGCTACACGGCCTTCTATGCCCACTCGACCACGGTTCCGATTTATATGGACCCCGAGCGGGTCGACCGCGCCTATCCGGCCGGCACCAACTTCAACCTGATGGTCGCCGAGCAGCAACTGGCTCGTTTCGGTATCGCGGACGATGCCCAGGGCACCAAGGCGACCGAGATGCGGGGCCTGTTCTCGTCGGAGCTCAAGTTTCAGGCCGCCGACCGCATCAAGGCCGATCCTTCGCTGATCGGCAAGACTGTCCCGATCACCGCCCCGCTGTCGGACGATGCGGACCTGTATTTCAAGGGCAAGATTTCGCGCGACACACCCGCCGATCAGCGCCGCCTCAGCGACGAGCAGATCGACTGGCTGGACCGCCTGCAGGCCGAGGGCCTGGTCCGCAGCCACTTCAACGGTGGCCTGTTCACGAAGGGCGATTCGACTGAGCCGGAACTGGCTGGTGTCCTGGGCGCGCTCGTCGGCTCGGCCCTGATGCTGGCCGTGACGGCCTTGCTGGCTATTCCGATCGGCGTTGCGGCGGCGGTCTATCTGGAAGAGTTTTCCCCTCGCAACCGCATCAGCGCCCTGATCGAGGTCAATATCAACAACCTCGCTGCCGTGCCGTCCATCGTTTACGGCCTGTTGGGCCTGGCGCTGTTCATCAACTGGATGCACTTGCCGCGATCTTCGCCCCTGGTCGGGGGTCTGGTCCTGGCGCTGATGGCTCTGCCCACGATCATCATCGCCACCCGCTCGTCGCTGAAGGCCGTGCCCCCCTCGATCCGCGAGGCGGCCCTGGCCATGGGAGCGTCCAAGACCCAAACCGTGTTCCAGCATGTTCTGCCGCTGGCCATGCCCGGCGTGATGACCGGTGCCATCATCTCCATGGCCCACGCCCTGGGCGAGACCGCGCCCCTGCTGCTGATCGGCATGGTGAGTTTCGTGCCGGGCGTGCCGACCGGCTTCGACCAGCCGACCGGCGCTCTGCCGTCGCTGATCTACATCTGGGAGAATGCCTCCGAACGCGCGTTCCACGAACGCACGGCGGCGGCCATCCTGGTTCTCCTCGCCTTTATGATCGTCATGAACGCCGCCGCCATTGTGCTGCGCCGGCGCTTCGAACGCCGGTGGTAA
- the pstB gene encoding phosphate ABC transporter ATP-binding protein PstB, with amino-acid sequence MKFRIFRAPDGQGEGSGTPPVKTRDEVVVTANEPTLSRTPQATAGAGGPVGPTKIAARDVSVFYGDKQALYDVSLDVPDKSVTALIGPSGCGKSTFLRTMNRMNDTIDGAKVTGRIEMDGDDINARSIDPVLLRARVGMVFQKPNPFPKSIYENVAYGPKIHGLTTSKAEMDQVVEASLRRAGLWDEVADRLHSAGTGLSGGQQQRLVIARAIAVNPEVILMDEPCSALDPIATAKIEELIDELRERYCIVIVTHSMAQAARVSQRTAFFHMGRLVETGGTEEIFTNPKDRRTLDYITGRFG; translated from the coding sequence ATGAAGTTCCGTATCTTCCGTGCTCCGGACGGCCAGGGCGAGGGCTCCGGCACGCCCCCCGTCAAGACCCGTGACGAGGTCGTCGTGACCGCTAACGAGCCGACCCTGTCGCGCACGCCGCAAGCCACGGCCGGTGCCGGTGGGCCGGTGGGTCCGACCAAGATCGCGGCCCGCGACGTGTCGGTCTTCTATGGCGACAAGCAGGCGCTATACGACGTCTCTCTGGACGTTCCGGACAAGTCGGTCACGGCGCTGATCGGTCCGTCCGGTTGTGGCAAGTCGACCTTCCTGCGGACGATGAACCGCATGAATGACACGATCGACGGCGCCAAGGTGACCGGCCGGATCGAGATGGACGGCGACGATATCAACGCCCGCAGCATCGACCCCGTCCTGCTGCGTGCCCGTGTCGGTATGGTGTTCCAGAAGCCGAACCCTTTTCCGAAGTCCATCTATGAGAATGTCGCCTATGGTCCCAAAATCCATGGCCTGACGACGTCCAAGGCCGAGATGGATCAGGTGGTCGAGGCGTCGCTGCGCCGCGCAGGCCTGTGGGACGAGGTTGCCGACCGGCTGCATTCAGCCGGTACAGGGCTGTCTGGCGGCCAGCAGCAGCGTCTGGTCATCGCCCGCGCGATCGCCGTCAATCCTGAAGTCATCCTGATGGACGAGCCCTGCTCGGCGCTGGATCCCATCGCCACGGCCAAGATCGAGGAACTGATCGACGAACTGCGCGAGCGCTACTGCATCGTCATCGTCACCCACTCCATGGCCCAGGCCGCCCGGGTCAGCCAGCGCACCGCCTTCTTCCACATGGGGCGTCTGGTAGAGACCGGCGGGACCGAGGAAATCTTCACGAATCCCAAGGATCGGCGCACACTCGACTACATCACCGGTCGTTTCGGATAG
- the phoU gene encoding phosphate signaling complex protein PhoU codes for MNTHTVKAYGDELNQLTAEVARMGGLAEAQVADAVESVGRRDVALARAVVERDVRLDAMHREIEKKAIRLIALRQPVATDLRKTLSAMKLAVDLERTGDLAKNIAKRALILAESDPMQPLTRSIERMGWLVSTRLRDVLDAYTASELDRAVAVWTSDDEVDEHYNAMFRELLTYMMGDPRTITACTHLLFMAKNLERIGDHATNIAETIHYEITGDEMIGERPRWAPGPDADKPLSAPAA; via the coding sequence ATGAACACCCATACCGTCAAGGCTTATGGCGACGAACTGAACCAGCTGACGGCCGAGGTCGCCCGCATGGGCGGGCTCGCCGAAGCCCAGGTGGCTGATGCGGTGGAGTCCGTGGGTCGACGCGACGTCGCCCTGGCCCGTGCCGTGGTCGAGCGCGATGTCAGGCTGGACGCCATGCATCGCGAAATCGAGAAGAAGGCGATCCGGCTTATCGCTCTGCGCCAGCCCGTCGCCACCGATCTGCGCAAGACTCTGTCGGCCATGAAGCTGGCCGTCGACCTGGAGCGGACCGGCGACCTGGCCAAGAACATCGCCAAGCGCGCCTTGATCCTGGCTGAAAGCGATCCGATGCAGCCCCTGACCCGTTCGATCGAGCGGATGGGCTGGCTGGTGTCGACACGTCTTCGCGATGTGCTGGATGCCTATACCGCCTCGGAGCTGGACCGGGCCGTCGCCGTATGGACCTCTGACGACGAGGTCGATGAGCATTACAACGCCATGTTCCGCGAACTGTTGACCTATATGATGGGCGACCCGCGCACGATCACGGCCTGCACTCATCTGCTCTTTATGGCCAAAAACCTGGAGCGCATCGGCGACCACGCGACCAATATCGCCGAGACCATCCACTATGAGATCACCGGCGACGAGATGATCGGCGAGCGCCCCCGCTGGGCACCCGGTCCCGATGCCGACAAGCCGCTTTCGGCACCCGCCGCCTGA
- a CDS encoding Hsp33 family molecular chaperone yields the protein MSDHAPDAPAPTDDLAAAFQIDGWPVRGRLVRMGDAVDAVLSAHDYPEAVAALLGEACALAALVGSSLKVEGRLIVQAQGDGPVRYVVADYDTDGSLRGFCRFDPEGVAQASTGFARPGAQTLLGQGVFIMTLDRGPDFERTQGVTPIEGESLSLCAEHYFQQSEQIPTRVKLAVGSVTNDAGTSWRAGGALIQVVAGDDARGSTEDVWERTQALFHTLADDELVDPTITPQTLLFRLFHEDGVRLEDAHALRAHCRCSHERIVGMLASFPASERADMAEPDGLIHVTCEYCAKVYAVSPEDVGAGD from the coding sequence GTGTCCGATCACGCGCCTGATGCCCCCGCCCCGACCGACGATCTGGCCGCCGCCTTCCAGATCGACGGATGGCCCGTGCGCGGGCGTCTGGTGCGGATGGGCGATGCGGTCGATGCCGTGCTCAGCGCCCACGACTATCCTGAGGCGGTCGCCGCCCTGCTGGGCGAGGCCTGCGCCCTGGCCGCCCTGGTCGGATCCAGCCTGAAGGTCGAGGGGCGCCTGATCGTCCAGGCCCAAGGCGACGGTCCCGTCCGCTATGTTGTGGCAGACTATGACACCGACGGGTCGTTGCGCGGCTTCTGCCGGTTCGATCCGGAAGGCGTGGCACAGGCTTCGACTGGCTTCGCCCGGCCGGGGGCCCAGACCCTGTTGGGCCAGGGGGTGTTCATCATGACGCTTGATCGCGGCCCGGATTTCGAGCGGACGCAGGGCGTCACCCCTATCGAGGGCGAGAGCCTGTCGCTGTGCGCCGAACACTATTTCCAGCAATCCGAACAGATCCCGACCCGGGTAAAGCTGGCCGTGGGCTCGGTGACCAATGATGCGGGCACCTCATGGCGCGCAGGGGGTGCCTTGATCCAGGTGGTGGCCGGCGACGACGCGCGCGGCTCGACCGAGGATGTCTGGGAGCGGACTCAGGCCCTGTTCCACACCCTGGCCGACGACGAACTGGTCGACCCGACCATCACGCCTCAGACCCTGTTGTTCCGCCTCTTCCACGAAGACGGCGTGCGCCTGGAAGACGCGCACGCCCTGCGCGCCCACTGCCGGTGTTCGCACGAGCGGATCGTCGGCATGCTGGCCTCCTTCCCGGCCTCCGAACGCGCCGACATGGCCGAGCCCGACGGCCTGATCCACGTCACATGCGAATACTGCGCCAAGGTCTATGCGGTGTCGCCGGAGGATGTCGGCGCGGGTGATTGA
- a CDS encoding SDR family oxidoreductase, with translation MTAKPSLKALNQQAIVITGATSGIGLATARRAARAGACVFLIARGESDLKALCEELQATGARVAYAVADVSDYDALAVAADKAQRLFGGFDTWVNNAGVSIFGPIRETTLEDQRRLFETNYWGVVNGSLLAAEHLRGRPGGGAIINVGSTLSDAPIPVQGVYSASKHAVKGFTNAFRMELLRERAPVSLTLIKPSAIDTPYNKHARNLTGQAVQNPQPVYATHVVADTILYCAEHPIREITVGGGGRLIASFYSALPGLAEPLLARFAPSLMRDRGSAYQPYDDGLYDPTEDGLDEEVHYPMIRQFSALAEVRKHPGIASGVVAVLAAVGVATLLLNQRTGPTRYETLRRRVDPRGWVDTDALRDRLDTVTRELRHRLDDVRHEAEDLGHKGASRAGQWFGKARQSSERSLRGSGRAARRYAHSAGDYARDHAREGGALLAIAFIAAVIAGAALETRREDSRIKRIAKF, from the coding sequence ATGACCGCCAAGCCGTCCCTGAAAGCCCTCAACCAGCAGGCCATTGTCATCACCGGTGCTACATCCGGCATTGGTCTGGCGACCGCGCGGCGCGCGGCCAGGGCAGGGGCCTGCGTCTTCCTGATCGCGCGTGGCGAGAGTGACTTGAAGGCACTCTGCGAAGAACTGCAGGCCACGGGGGCTCGGGTTGCCTATGCCGTTGCGGACGTGTCCGACTACGACGCCCTGGCCGTTGCGGCGGACAAGGCGCAGCGCCTGTTCGGCGGCTTCGACACCTGGGTGAACAATGCCGGAGTTTCCATCTTCGGACCGATCCGGGAAACGACGCTGGAGGATCAGCGTCGGCTGTTCGAGACCAACTACTGGGGCGTGGTGAACGGGTCGCTGTTGGCGGCCGAGCATTTGCGCGGTCGACCGGGCGGCGGAGCCATCATCAATGTCGGCTCGACCCTGTCCGACGCGCCTATCCCGGTGCAGGGCGTCTATTCGGCCTCGAAACATGCAGTGAAGGGCTTCACCAATGCGTTCCGGATGGAGTTGCTGCGCGAACGAGCTCCGGTGTCCCTGACCCTGATCAAGCCGTCGGCCATCGACACGCCCTACAACAAGCATGCACGCAACCTGACCGGACAGGCGGTGCAGAATCCGCAGCCGGTCTATGCCACCCACGTCGTGGCCGACACGATCCTGTACTGTGCGGAGCACCCGATCCGCGAGATCACCGTCGGGGGAGGGGGGCGGCTGATTGCCTCATTCTATTCGGCACTGCCAGGATTGGCGGAACCACTTCTGGCGCGGTTCGCTCCTAGCCTCATGCGGGACAGGGGTTCCGCCTATCAGCCGTACGATGACGGGCTCTATGACCCGACGGAGGACGGCCTTGACGAAGAGGTTCACTATCCCATGATCCGACAGTTCAGCGCCCTGGCCGAAGTTCGCAAACATCCCGGTATCGCGTCTGGCGTCGTGGCCGTCCTGGCAGCCGTCGGCGTTGCCACCCTGCTGCTGAATCAGCGCACCGGTCCGACACGCTATGAGACCTTGCGCCGGCGTGTTGACCCGCGCGGATGGGTCGACACGGACGCCCTGCGGGATCGTCTCGACACGGTGACCCGTGAACTGCGCCACCGGCTGGACGATGTTCGTCACGAGGCCGAGGACCTGGGGCACAAGGGTGCTTCTCGCGCGGGTCAGTGGTTCGGCAAGGCACGCCAATCCTCCGAGCGCTCACTGCGGGGCAGCGGACGGGCCGCGCGCCGCTACGCCCACAGCGCCGGTGACTATGCGCGCGACCATGCGCGAGAGGGTGGGGCTCTGCTGGCGATCGCGTTCATTGCAGCGGTCATTGCCGGTGCGGCGCTGGAAACCCGGCGCGAAGACAGCCGCATCAAGCGCATCGCCAAATTCTGA